From a region of the Hymenobacter jejuensis genome:
- a CDS encoding pseudouridine synthase: protein MQIETNHQHFLIYKPYGYLSQFVCELKKKKLLGELYAFPEGTMAIGRLDEHSEGLLLLTTDGLVSEHIRSRHIEKEYYAQVDGLITDEALEQMRQGVEIGIRNAKYQTKPCVAFRVENVPDFPARGRKIRDDRHGPTSWVSITLTEGKFRQIRKMTAAVGFPTLRLIRVRVGAIGLSDLQPGEVRAMTSFSEAD, encoded by the coding sequence TTGCAGATCGAAACCAACCATCAGCACTTCCTTATTTACAAGCCCTACGGCTACCTCAGCCAGTTTGTGTGCGAACTGAAAAAGAAGAAGCTGCTCGGGGAGCTGTACGCGTTTCCGGAGGGGACAATGGCTATTGGTCGCCTCGACGAGCACAGCGAAGGCCTGCTGTTGCTGACCACCGACGGGTTGGTGAGCGAACACATCCGTAGCCGCCACATCGAGAAGGAATATTACGCGCAGGTTGATGGCCTGATTACCGACGAGGCCCTGGAACAGATGCGGCAAGGCGTGGAAATCGGCATCCGAAACGCCAAGTACCAAACGAAGCCGTGCGTGGCCTTCCGGGTAGAAAACGTGCCGGACTTTCCGGCGCGGGGCCGCAAGATCCGCGACGATCGCCACGGGCCCACCAGCTGGGTTTCGATTACGCTCACGGAAGGCAAGTTTCGGCAGATCCGGAAGATGACGGCGGCCGTGGGCTTCCCGACCTTGCGCCTCATCCGGGTGCGCGTCGGCGCGATTGGGCTGAGCGACTTGCAGCCGGGCGAAGTGCGCGCGATGACCAGCTTTTCGGAAGCCGACTGA
- the uraD gene encoding 2-oxo-4-hydroxy-4-carboxy-5-ureidoimidazoline decarboxylase, with amino-acid sequence MTLTELNTLDQPALAEALSKCCGATAWVQAMSEIFPVADAATLFSRAHDIWYGLQESDWREAFTHHPKIGDASALKEKFASTSAWAAGEQGAVKQASQQVLEDLAEGNWRYEEKFGYIFIVCATGKSAEEMLALLQARLPNSPETEIHIAMGEQDKITKIRLEKLLAA; translated from the coding sequence ATGACATTAACCGAGTTAAACACCCTCGACCAACCTGCACTAGCCGAAGCGCTGAGCAAATGCTGTGGTGCCACGGCGTGGGTGCAGGCGATGAGCGAGATTTTCCCCGTGGCAGACGCCGCAACGCTGTTTTCGCGGGCCCACGACATTTGGTATGGCTTGCAGGAAAGCGATTGGCGAGAGGCGTTTACGCATCATCCCAAGATCGGCGATGCCAGTGCGCTGAAGGAAAAATTTGCCAGTACCAGCGCGTGGGCTGCGGGCGAGCAAGGGGCTGTGAAGCAGGCCTCGCAGCAAGTTTTGGAAGACTTGGCCGAAGGAAACTGGCGCTACGAGGAAAAGTTCGGGTACATTTTTATCGTCTGCGCGACGGGCAAATCGGCGGAGGAAATGCTGGCGCTATTGCAAGCGCGGCTGCCTAACTCACCTGAAACTGAGATCCATATCGCCATGGGCGAGCAAGACAAAATCACCAAAATCCGCCTGGAAAAACTGCTAGCCGCATGA
- a CDS encoding GreA/GreB family elongation factor has translation MSRAFAKEDDSLEAPIIPPRAALPPGTPNYVTPRGLEQLRAELTALEVERSQVEANRDNESDRTRQLTVLNARMSALTARIASAKVVDLHTQPADEVRFGATVTLRTRSGSKPGPERHFTIVGVDEAAVAEGRVAFVAPIARAVQGAKLGQTVALRLGPKEEMVEVAAIAYANDHL, from the coding sequence ATGAGCCGAGCTTTTGCCAAAGAAGATGATTCGCTGGAGGCGCCGATTATTCCGCCGCGCGCCGCGTTGCCACCGGGCACACCAAACTACGTTACCCCACGGGGGCTGGAGCAGCTTCGCGCCGAACTGACGGCCTTGGAAGTGGAACGCTCGCAAGTCGAAGCCAACCGCGACAACGAATCGGACCGCACGCGGCAGCTCACCGTTCTCAACGCGCGCATGAGCGCGCTCACGGCCCGCATTGCCAGCGCCAAAGTGGTCGATTTGCATACCCAACCCGCCGACGAAGTGCGCTTTGGCGCTACGGTTACGCTGCGCACGCGTAGCGGCAGCAAGCCCGGACCAGAGCGGCACTTCACCATCGTGGGCGTCGATGAGGCAGCGGTGGCCGAGGGGCGCGTGGCGTTTGTGGCACCCATTGCCCGCGCCGTGCAGGGCGCTAAGCTGGGTCAAACGGTTGCGTTACGCCTCGGCCCGAAAGAGGAAATGGTTGAGGTCGCAGCCATTGCCTACGCCAACGATCACCTTTAG
- a CDS encoding MFS transporter, with protein sequence MASTSTVTLAASPTQARIAITVFFLVSGFGFSTWASRIPTIQHQLGLNDAQLGGVLLALPIGLMLTLPVTSFLLQRFSSRQVMVVGAVLYNLALALLGFAAHTWQLVVLLFCFGSSRNLLNISVNAQSVGVQALYNRSIIATFHGMWSVAGFAAAAVGAVVVGASVPTAYHFVGVGMLLTGLALAFFPRTLDILPTPQSQKSGFTLPDKTLLKFGFIAFASMACEGTMYDWSGIYFQKAVHAPKAIATAGFAIYMIAMTVGRFTGDWLVGRLGIKRMLRSSGLLIAAGLLLAALLPTPVAAGLGFIMVGFGVSCVIPLVFSMAGKSPKMGSGSAIAAVSTVGYFGFLIVPPVVGFIANAANLRWSFAIMATLGAVMVWLVSKLD encoded by the coding sequence ATGGCCTCTACTTCTACAGTTACGCTTGCTGCTTCCCCCACGCAGGCCCGCATCGCCATCACGGTGTTTTTCTTGGTATCGGGGTTTGGCTTTTCGACATGGGCGTCGCGTATTCCGACCATTCAGCACCAACTCGGCCTCAACGACGCGCAGCTTGGGGGCGTGTTGCTGGCTTTGCCCATCGGCCTGATGCTCACGCTGCCCGTGACAAGTTTCTTGTTGCAGCGCTTCAGCAGCCGGCAGGTGATGGTGGTAGGGGCCGTGCTCTACAACTTGGCATTGGCGCTGCTGGGCTTTGCGGCTCACACGTGGCAGCTGGTAGTGTTGCTGTTTTGCTTTGGCTCGTCGCGCAACCTGCTCAACATCTCTGTCAATGCCCAATCGGTGGGCGTGCAGGCATTATACAATCGCTCGATTATCGCCACGTTTCACGGCATGTGGAGCGTGGCCGGCTTTGCGGCGGCAGCCGTTGGGGCCGTAGTAGTAGGGGCATCGGTGCCCACGGCTTACCATTTTGTGGGTGTCGGGATGCTGCTGACGGGGCTGGCGCTCGCCTTTTTCCCGCGCACCCTTGACATATTGCCTACCCCGCAAAGCCAGAAGTCCGGTTTCACGCTCCCCGACAAAACCTTGCTCAAGTTTGGCTTCATTGCTTTTGCCTCCATGGCTTGCGAAGGCACCATGTACGACTGGAGCGGCATTTATTTTCAAAAAGCCGTGCACGCGCCCAAGGCCATTGCCACCGCCGGCTTTGCCATTTACATGATAGCCATGACGGTAGGGCGCTTCACCGGCGACTGGCTGGTGGGGCGCTTGGGCATCAAGCGAATGCTCCGCAGCAGCGGCCTGCTGATAGCGGCCGGGCTGTTGCTGGCGGCCCTGCTGCCCACGCCCGTTGCGGCGGGGCTGGGCTTTATCATGGTGGGCTTTGGCGTGTCGTGCGTGATTCCGTTGGTGTTCAGCATGGCGGGCAAATCGCCCAAAATGGGCAGCGGCTCGGCCATTGCGGCTGTGTCGACGGTGGGCTATTTCGGCTTTCTGATTGTGCCGCCGGTAGTCGGTTTTATCGCCAACGCCGCCAACCTGCGCTGGTCGTTTGCCATCATGGCCACGCTGGGTGCCGTGATGGTGTGGCTAGTCAGCAAACTGGACTGA
- a CDS encoding VOC family protein gives MEEQDETAKTPSANDTNPKVTGIGGIFFFAENLQQTKDWYAQYLGMEINEWGASFESRDANRPDQITSLQWSPFEKGSDYFAPSTKEFMINYRVQNIEGLVTKLREKGVTILDDIASYDYGKFVHILDPEGNKIELWEPS, from the coding sequence ATGGAAGAACAGGATGAAACGGCGAAGACCCCGTCTGCCAACGACACAAACCCTAAAGTGACCGGCATTGGAGGAATCTTCTTTTTTGCAGAGAACCTGCAGCAAACGAAAGATTGGTATGCCCAGTATTTAGGAATGGAAATCAACGAATGGGGTGCGAGTTTTGAATCCAGGGACGCGAACCGCCCAGACCAGATAACCTCCCTGCAATGGAGCCCTTTCGAAAAAGGAAGTGACTATTTCGCCCCTTCCACGAAGGAATTTATGATCAACTACCGCGTTCAGAATATCGAAGGATTGGTAACCAAACTCCGGGAAAAAGGAGTAACCATCCTTGATGACATTGCGAGCTACGACTACGGGAAATTCGTCCATATTCTGGATCCCGAAGGCAACAAGATCGAACTCTGGGAACCCAGTTGA
- a CDS encoding DUF6986 family protein has translation MKLSIQDSDKEQLLNQLGVANRQFQQTYPGDKPDRQPVHTVYGGANLFKSDTCVRMGDIALNNLRTYAPNFVELAKVLQLKGYEHLPTLEKDIAELTTRLDAMSAEERKREHAWLAYSVYNKIVNKLKTEPVEDFRIDFEDGFGNRPDAEEDATAVQAAGEVAVGMQNGTLSPFIGIRIKPFTEDLKARGVRTLDIFLTTLLEKTGGQLPPNFVVMLPKVTIPEQMTTMVRLFEMLEKANNLAPGTLKMETMVEATQIIMDEEGRNPLMRIIRASEGRCIAAHFGTYDYTASAGITAKYQTMAHPVCDFAHHMTKVALGGTGIFLSDGATNVMPIGPHRGDNLTFAQQQENRESVHNAWRQGFHHTTHSLINGLYQGWDLNPAQLPMRYAATYNFFLSSYDDALHRLKTFVERAAISTLTGDIFDDAATGQGLLNFFLKALNCGAITEEEITATGLTVEEIHTRSFFRILESRRKQKATA, from the coding sequence ATGAAGCTCAGCATACAAGACTCTGATAAAGAGCAACTTCTAAATCAGCTTGGCGTGGCGAACCGCCAATTTCAGCAGACGTACCCCGGCGACAAGCCTGACCGCCAGCCGGTGCATACGGTATACGGCGGCGCCAACCTGTTTAAGTCCGATACCTGCGTGCGCATGGGCGACATCGCCTTGAACAACCTGCGGACCTACGCGCCCAATTTCGTGGAGCTGGCTAAGGTATTGCAGCTCAAGGGCTACGAGCATTTGCCAACCTTGGAGAAAGACATCGCGGAGCTAACCACTCGGCTCGATGCTATGTCGGCGGAAGAACGCAAACGGGAGCACGCGTGGCTGGCGTATTCGGTTTATAATAAGATTGTTAACAAGCTGAAGACCGAGCCCGTCGAGGATTTCCGCATTGACTTTGAAGATGGCTTCGGTAACCGGCCCGACGCGGAAGAAGACGCGACCGCCGTGCAAGCTGCGGGCGAAGTGGCCGTGGGCATGCAAAATGGCACGCTGTCGCCGTTCATCGGCATTCGCATCAAGCCGTTCACGGAAGATTTGAAAGCGCGCGGCGTGCGCACGCTCGACATTTTTCTGACGACGCTGCTCGAAAAAACCGGCGGCCAGTTGCCCCCCAACTTCGTGGTGATGCTGCCCAAAGTGACCATCCCGGAGCAGATGACGACGATGGTGCGGCTGTTCGAGATGCTGGAAAAAGCGAACAACCTCGCCCCCGGCACCCTGAAAATGGAGACGATGGTGGAAGCCACCCAGATCATCATGGACGAAGAAGGCCGCAACCCGCTGATGCGCATCATTCGGGCCAGCGAAGGGCGGTGCATTGCGGCCCACTTCGGCACCTACGACTACACAGCTTCGGCGGGCATCACGGCCAAATACCAAACGATGGCGCACCCGGTCTGCGATTTTGCCCACCACATGACCAAAGTAGCGCTCGGCGGCACTGGCATTTTCCTCTCCGATGGCGCTACCAACGTCATGCCCATTGGCCCACATCGGGGTGATAATCTGACGTTTGCGCAGCAGCAGGAAAACCGCGAATCGGTGCACAACGCCTGGCGCCAAGGCTTTCATCATACCACGCACTCGCTGATTAACGGCCTGTACCAAGGCTGGGACCTAAACCCGGCGCAGCTGCCGATGCGCTACGCGGCCACGTACAACTTTTTCCTGAGCAGCTACGACGATGCGCTGCACCGCCTGAAAACCTTCGTGGAGCGGGCCGCGATCTCAACCCTCACTGGCGATATTTTCGACGACGCGGCTACGGGCCAGGGCTTGCTCAACTTCTTCCTGAAAGCCCTAAACTGCGGCGCCATCACGGAAGAGGAAATCACGGCCACCGGCCTGACGGTCGAGGAAATTCATACCCGCTCCTTCTTCCGGATTCTGGAAAGTCGGCGCAAGCAAAAAGCAACAGCGTAA
- a CDS encoding aldo/keto reductase has product MDYIRLGKTGLKVSRICLGCMTYGSPEKGTHSWALNEEQSRPFIKQALEAGINFFDTANVYSVGVSEEVVGRALRDFAKRDEVVIATKVHGVMRPDDPNGRGLSRRAILQEIDNSLRRLGTDYVDLYQIHRWDYETPIEETLEALHDLVKMGKVRYIGASSMYAWQFTKALYLADLHGWTRFVTMQNHLNLLYREEEREMMGLCEAENIGVLPWSPLARGRLTRPWETEPSTKRAETDKFAKTLYSATEEADRKVVERVGELAAARGVPYAQIALAWLLQKPMVTSPIIGATKPHHIDDAVAALGVKLTAEEVKLLEEAYVPHPVAGFA; this is encoded by the coding sequence ATGGATTATATCAGACTAGGAAAAACTGGCCTTAAGGTTTCGCGCATCTGTTTGGGGTGCATGACGTATGGTTCGCCGGAAAAAGGCACCCATTCTTGGGCGCTTAACGAAGAGCAGAGTCGGCCGTTTATTAAGCAAGCGCTCGAAGCGGGCATCAATTTTTTCGACACGGCCAACGTGTATTCGGTGGGCGTCAGTGAGGAAGTAGTCGGGCGGGCACTGCGCGATTTTGCCAAGCGCGACGAAGTGGTGATTGCCACCAAAGTGCACGGCGTGATGCGCCCCGACGACCCAAACGGCCGCGGCTTGTCGCGCCGGGCCATCCTGCAGGAAATCGACAACAGCCTGCGCCGCCTTGGCACCGACTACGTCGATCTCTACCAGATTCACCGCTGGGACTACGAAACACCCATTGAAGAAACCCTCGAAGCCCTTCATGACTTGGTCAAAATGGGCAAGGTGCGCTACATCGGGGCCTCGTCGATGTACGCCTGGCAGTTTACCAAAGCCCTGTACCTGGCCGACTTACACGGCTGGACGCGCTTCGTGACCATGCAAAACCACCTCAACCTGCTCTATCGCGAAGAAGAACGCGAAATGATGGGGCTGTGCGAGGCCGAAAACATCGGGGTGCTGCCCTGGAGCCCTCTGGCCCGCGGTCGCCTTACCCGCCCCTGGGAAACCGAGCCGAGCACCAAGCGCGCCGAAACCGACAAGTTTGCCAAAACCCTCTACAGCGCCACCGAGGAAGCCGACCGCAAAGTAGTGGAGCGGGTAGGCGAGCTGGCCGCCGCTCGCGGCGTGCCCTACGCCCAGATCGCGCTGGCTTGGCTGCTACAAAAACCAATGGTGACTTCTCCGATAATAGGCGCCACCAAACCGCACCACATCGACGACGCGGTGGCGGCCTTGGGCGTAAAGCTTACTGCTGAGGAAGTTAAGTTGTTGGAAGAGGCGTATGTGCCCCACCCCGTAGCCGGCTTCGCCTGA
- a CDS encoding TIR domain-containing protein: MLDLVTEHVYNILDHHVFDFTPIRRHYLMATGLTEDDLHDIRATLEDINALKNHVYNHLLVYEPEVKQHFLRILREKIDRYPEAEVENQVIDVLAKSRRLRPREPRGDAHIITPVSGRLSLSFYEPHDADLLQKDAALLVPVYLDRLARVAEFLQTLRPDSPLESAPPKLENRSIFIVHGHNNAVKNEVARFVEQLDLQPIILHEQASEGKTIIEKIERYSRVQYAIILLTADDQGKALAEKKTRPRARQNVVLELGYFAGILGRGNVCCLVDNSQLELPSDISGVVYIPLGGNWKVDLLKELLHAGFAIDTNRLFGPN; encoded by the coding sequence ATGCTGGATTTAGTAACCGAGCACGTCTATAATATCCTCGATCATCACGTTTTCGATTTCACTCCGATTCGTCGGCACTACCTGATGGCCACCGGCCTCACCGAGGACGACTTGCACGATATTCGCGCCACTCTTGAAGATATTAATGCACTTAAAAATCACGTTTACAACCACTTACTTGTTTACGAACCAGAAGTAAAACAGCACTTCCTTCGCATTCTGCGCGAGAAGATAGATCGCTATCCCGAGGCCGAAGTAGAAAATCAAGTGATCGATGTGCTGGCCAAAAGTCGGCGCCTACGCCCCCGCGAGCCCCGCGGCGACGCCCACATTATTACGCCCGTCAGCGGACGTTTGTCGCTGTCTTTCTACGAGCCGCACGATGCTGACCTGCTGCAAAAAGATGCCGCCTTGCTGGTGCCTGTTTACCTAGATCGGTTGGCTCGCGTGGCAGAATTCCTGCAAACGCTTCGCCCCGACTCGCCCTTGGAAAGCGCACCGCCCAAGTTGGAAAACCGCAGCATTTTTATCGTGCACGGGCACAACAACGCGGTTAAGAATGAGGTAGCGCGTTTTGTAGAACAACTTGATCTTCAACCTATTATTCTGCACGAGCAAGCCAGCGAAGGTAAGACCATCATCGAAAAAATCGAGCGCTACTCCAGGGTGCAGTACGCCATCATCCTGCTCACTGCCGACGACCAGGGCAAGGCACTGGCCGAAAAGAAAACCCGCCCGCGGGCTCGCCAAAACGTGGTACTGGAACTCGGGTACTTCGCCGGCATTTTGGGGCGGGGAAATGTGTGTTGCCTCGTCGACAACAGCCAGCTCGAACTGCCCAGCGACATCAGCGGGGTGGTGTATATCCCGTTGGGTGGCAACTGGAAAGTTGATTTACTCAAGGAGCTTCTCCATGCCGGCTTTGCCATTGATACCAACCGACTTTTCGGCCCAAACTAG
- a CDS encoding pectate lyase family protein, with the protein MQNPTAFKAFITGLLSIVCVAGAWPASAQQVAFPGAEGAGRFTSGGRGTASSPTTVFEVTNLADDTKPGSLRYALTQPAEHRTVVFRVSGTIHLNSPLTISKSNTTIAGQTAPGDGICLADYPVSIKANNLIVRFMRFRMGDKNQNQGQVDGAGGDDAFGGLHNSRLIVDHCTMSWSTDEAFSVYEGDSTTLQWNLMSEPLNYSYHFETGDKDFEHHGFGGIWGGQHATMHHNLFASCNNRTPRFNGSRYTHPAGYENVDFRNNVIYNWGENNVYAGEGGNYNIVNNYYKYGPSTKESVRARVLNPYKVATGKNPLPYGKFYLTGNYVDASADVTRHNWQGVTMNGGAPADTVLSKVDRPFDIAPIATQTAQEAYAAVLQSVGASLPKRDTLDQRIIRNVVTRTGRLIDVQGGYPHGTPYSISQKAWPVLHSAPAPADTDHDGMPDKWESSHGLNPKDAKDRGTVTSNGYTALENYLNSLAVVAAPAPGKSGPPATQKK; encoded by the coding sequence ATGCAAAATCCCACCGCGTTTAAGGCTTTTATAACTGGTTTACTGTCAATTGTTTGCGTAGCGGGTGCCTGGCCGGCATCTGCTCAGCAGGTAGCTTTCCCCGGCGCCGAGGGGGCCGGACGGTTCACGTCTGGAGGGCGGGGCACGGCCAGCTCACCGACCACAGTTTTTGAAGTCACCAATCTCGCCGACGACACCAAGCCCGGCAGCTTGCGCTACGCCCTGACGCAGCCTGCTGAGCACCGCACGGTGGTCTTTCGCGTATCGGGCACGATTCACCTGAACTCACCCCTGACCATCAGCAAATCCAACACCACCATCGCGGGCCAGACTGCCCCCGGTGATGGTATTTGCCTGGCCGATTATCCGGTTAGCATAAAAGCTAATAACCTGATTGTGCGGTTCATGCGCTTTCGGATGGGCGACAAAAACCAAAATCAGGGCCAGGTAGATGGAGCCGGCGGCGACGATGCTTTCGGGGGCTTGCACAACTCCCGCCTGATCGTGGACCATTGCACCATGAGCTGGTCGACGGACGAAGCCTTTTCGGTGTACGAAGGCGACAGCACAACGCTGCAATGGAACCTGATGAGCGAGCCGCTGAATTATTCGTACCATTTCGAAACCGGCGACAAAGACTTTGAGCATCACGGTTTCGGCGGCATCTGGGGCGGGCAGCACGCCACGATGCACCACAATTTATTTGCGAGCTGCAACAACCGTACGCCGCGCTTCAACGGCAGCCGCTACACGCATCCGGCCGGGTATGAAAACGTCGATTTTCGCAACAACGTCATCTACAACTGGGGCGAAAACAACGTGTATGCGGGCGAGGGCGGCAACTACAACATCGTCAACAACTACTACAAATACGGCCCATCAACCAAAGAATCGGTGCGGGCGCGGGTGCTGAACCCTTATAAAGTAGCGACGGGCAAAAATCCGCTGCCTTACGGAAAGTTCTATCTGACAGGCAATTATGTGGATGCCAGCGCCGATGTCACGCGCCACAACTGGCAGGGCGTAACCATGAACGGCGGCGCCCCCGCCGACACGGTACTCTCCAAAGTAGACCGGCCTTTTGACATTGCCCCGATTGCTACCCAGACGGCGCAGGAGGCTTACGCCGCCGTGCTGCAAAGTGTAGGGGCCAGCCTGCCCAAGCGCGACACCTTGGACCAACGCATCATCCGCAATGTGGTGACACGTACGGGCCGCCTTATTGATGTGCAGGGTGGCTATCCGCACGGCACGCCGTACAGCATCTCGCAAAAAGCTTGGCCGGTGCTGCATTCCGCGCCCGCACCCGCCGACACCGACCACGACGGCATGCCCGACAAATGGGAAAGCAGCCACGGCCTAAACCCCAAAGACGCCAAGGACCGCGGCACTGTGACTAGCAATGGCTACACCGCACTCGAAAATTACCTCAATAGCCTCGCTGTCGTTGCGGCTCCTGCGCCTGGTAAATCGGGGCCCCCAGCTACGCAGAAGAAGTAA
- a CDS encoding head GIN domain-containing protein, producing the protein MKLPIVLKITAVASLLALFGPTAYAQKQETRSVGSFDQIKASGAINVLLKQGSETTVKAEASPEVLAHLKTEVQDGVLKIYRDYDKLINWSDKGQKVTVYITCPRLRGVEVGGASDLKSESTFEAETFAIRASGASDVTMALQAKSLSVRASGASDVTLSGKTERQDVAISGSSDYRASNLQSKRASVQASGSSDAYLATDELVSSHTSGSSDIHNKSKSGVMR; encoded by the coding sequence ATGAAACTTCCAATCGTACTCAAAATCACGGCGGTAGCCTCTTTGCTGGCATTGTTTGGCCCCACAGCGTACGCCCAAAAGCAGGAAACCCGCTCGGTGGGTTCTTTTGATCAAATAAAGGCCAGCGGAGCCATCAACGTGTTGCTCAAGCAAGGGTCCGAGACAACTGTGAAAGCAGAAGCCTCGCCCGAGGTGCTGGCCCATCTCAAAACGGAGGTGCAGGACGGCGTGCTGAAAATTTATCGGGACTACGACAAGCTCATAAATTGGTCGGACAAGGGACAAAAAGTGACCGTGTACATCACTTGCCCTCGCCTGCGCGGCGTGGAAGTTGGCGGCGCCAGCGACTTAAAAAGCGAATCGACGTTTGAGGCCGAAACCTTTGCCATCCGCGCCAGTGGCGCTAGCGATGTAACGATGGCTTTGCAGGCCAAATCTTTATCGGTTCGCGCCAGCGGCGCCAGTGACGTTACGCTTTCCGGAAAGACCGAGCGCCAAGACGTTGCCATAAGTGGCAGCAGCGACTACCGGGCTTCCAACCTGCAAAGCAAACGAGCCAGCGTACAGGCCTCCGGCTCCAGTGATGCCTACCTCGCCACCGACGAGCTGGTTTCTTCGCACACGTCGGGCTCCAGCGATATCCATAACAAGAGCAAGTCGGGAGTAATGCGCTAG
- a CDS encoding T-complex 10 C-terminal domain-containing protein yields the protein MQKIILLFSCAAALNLASCTPDKTTDTSTTTVVTDSTTTAATDTAAAGTTATTTQYDTTTQVIDPATIKDPAKAAQVRAAYQKRDRRIQDVRTRYTTDTVGQHAAVRNVTLETNSEVRNILDGSAQPQAYTAEGSGTATQAAPAHRRGPAIVKYERDGGKVKIEYANGTKVKIDKDGERKTKRANGTKIKVDEDGERKVKD from the coding sequence ATGCAAAAAATCATTCTGTTGTTCTCCTGCGCTGCTGCGCTGAACCTTGCTTCCTGCACCCCGGACAAAACCACCGATACGTCGACGACTACAGTCGTGACGGATTCTACCACCACCGCTGCTACCGACACTGCGGCGGCTGGCACCACCGCCACGACAACTCAATACGATACCACCACACAAGTCATTGATCCGGCCACGATAAAGGACCCGGCCAAGGCGGCGCAGGTGCGCGCGGCATATCAGAAACGCGACCGCCGCATTCAGGACGTGCGCACCCGCTACACCACTGACACCGTGGGCCAACACGCCGCCGTGCGCAATGTCACGCTGGAAACCAACTCGGAGGTCCGCAACATTCTCGACGGCTCGGCGCAGCCGCAGGCCTACACCGCCGAGGGCTCGGGCACCGCAACGCAAGCAGCACCTGCACACCGCCGCGGCCCGGCCATCGTGAAATACGAGCGCGACGGCGGCAAAGTGAAAATTGAATACGCCAACGGCACTAAAGTCAAAATCGACAAAGACGGCGAACGCAAGACCAAGCGTGCCAACGGCACCAAGATCAAAGTCGATGAAGACGGCGAGCGTAAGGTAAAAGATTAA
- the allE gene encoding (S)-ureidoglycine aminohydrolase: MEISALTRSVVKRNHAVIAPDGYINSNVPGWTNCTVNVIINEQMGARLCQTIITLRADGQLFGKTQASQIFFYVVEGQCQVTIDGAERTLATGQFVYVPIGQEYLFKNPAEGTQLLTFHKVYEPLEGHPTPGVVFGEKDDSKAPVYMNDPALRIQELLPNELAFDMAVNIFTYDLGGHLPMVETHIMEHGLLYLQGQAVYMLDQQWYPVKKGDSIWMAPYCQQWATTMGKEPSVYIYYKNVNRFPTVV, from the coding sequence ATGGAAATATCAGCCCTCACCCGGTCCGTCGTCAAGCGCAACCACGCTGTCATTGCCCCCGATGGCTACATCAACAGCAACGTACCGGGGTGGACCAATTGCACGGTCAACGTCATCATCAACGAGCAGATGGGTGCTCGCCTGTGCCAAACGATCATTACGCTACGCGCTGATGGTCAGCTGTTTGGCAAAACTCAGGCCTCCCAGATCTTCTTCTACGTCGTGGAAGGGCAGTGCCAAGTGACGATAGACGGAGCAGAACGCACGCTGGCTACAGGCCAATTTGTGTACGTACCCATCGGCCAGGAATACCTGTTTAAAAACCCCGCGGAAGGCACACAACTCCTGACTTTCCATAAGGTGTACGAGCCGCTGGAGGGCCATCCAACGCCCGGCGTGGTGTTTGGGGAGAAGGACGACAGCAAAGCACCGGTGTACATGAATGATCCCGCGCTGCGCATTCAGGAGCTGCTGCCCAACGAGTTAGCCTTCGATATGGCCGTCAATATATTTACTTATGACTTGGGCGGGCACCTACCGATGGTCGAAACGCACATCATGGAGCACGGCCTGCTGTACCTGCAAGGCCAGGCGGTGTATATGCTTGACCAGCAATGGTATCCAGTCAAAAAAGGCGATTCGATCTGGATGGCGCCGTACTGTCAGCAATGGGCTACGACCATGGGTAAGGAGCCCTCGGTGTACATCTATTATAAGAACGTAAACCGCTTTCCAACAGTGGTTTAG
- the uraH gene encoding hydroxyisourate hydrolase, translating to MSQITTHILDTTKGKPAPGVTIVLYAQQADDWQEIARGVTNQDGRIANLLPDSMPLALGIYKMKFLVKSYFEQQQTPTFYPFVEIVFDIATPEHYHIPLLLNPFGYSTYRGS from the coding sequence ATGAGTCAGATCACGACCCACATCCTGGACACAACCAAAGGCAAGCCCGCGCCGGGCGTGACCATCGTGTTATATGCGCAGCAGGCCGACGATTGGCAGGAAATCGCGCGCGGCGTGACCAACCAAGATGGCCGCATCGCCAATTTGCTGCCGGACTCAATGCCATTGGCGCTGGGCATTTACAAGATGAAATTCTTGGTCAAGAGCTACTTCGAGCAGCAGCAAACGCCAACGTTTTATCCCTTCGTGGAGATCGTCTTCGACATTGCCACACCAGAACATTATCATATCCCATTGCTGCTCAACCCCTTCGGTTATTCCACTTATCGCGGCTCCTGA